The stretch of DNA tttattattatcattaatttcacTACATTTTACCAAACTgcctttataattaataaagatttctCGACTTACTTTATTTACTTCCCGTGTGGCGAGCGTTAGTGTTTCTTTACTTCTACTATTACCTATTGATACGTGTTCCGTTACTTTTACTGGTTCCTCTtctaattgtttatttctCTCGACACGTTTAAATCTATAGGTCATCCCTTCTTTTATTACTTCTTCTCTATTGTCGTCATATGTTATCCCCTCTGATAGGTCATCTTCTAGGTTCGTCATTTTTTCTCTTACATGTCTCTTTCTTTTCGCCACTGTTTGCTATTCTTCACAATTTTGCTGTACTTGGGCAGCTATTTTATCTAAGTTAGCTTCTGTTGCGTCTCTTTTTCCCCTTACCACTTCTACATCCATCTCTCGATCACTGATGACCTCGTccattcctttcttttttctgtccatactctattttattttattttcctcctATTCTCTTCAGGAGCAGACTCCgcttatcaattaaattaaattcccCCCTCCGAGGGGggaatttttttccttattcacctttatatattttaattttaatcgataaGAATCTTTGTATTAACTACCCTATCTTCTATTTCTATTCAAATAAAGGATAACGGCTAGAACGCTGCTAGCAGCACAGAGGCTCCGATCGCGTGCGTGCGCCACGGCGGTCAGAGCCAGAGTCTTCTTTTGACACATCTTCTGTAAGGTTATTTGGTAAGCGCTACTTGCTATCTCCTATAGCGCCACCAACACAAACCTAACATGTTAATAGTCATCTAGTATGAAAAATGATAACTGTcctagaaaattaatatattttttgacatttcgactttggactttgatatgtttatttatagagCACGTAGAGCAAAAGcaagcatacttttattatatattttgggtatgcgctatcgattgagacTATTATCAACTCGATCGGCCCAGGCATCATTGAgttccgataatctcggctctcTGGGCTCTttgggctcgcgtaaagatacacgttcggtcttgcgctgcgcgtgaacttggcgtgagacactaccgtgtctttTGATTTGCTTGTACATACACACGGGGACAGGAATGCCTTTTTACATGAAGTTACATGCGTCTCGTCGGACATGTCAGGCATACCGGACCATGCGTGCTTCACCTCTCAATATTCGTGCATTATAACTgtaaatattcgaaaaacgGATACGTCAAACTATGAACTGTCAATTACATTTTCCCGCTCTGAGACGGCGTTGCCGTTTTTCGAATATCTAGAATATATagaagattgaaaaaaaaagaaagtattaaaagaaaattttgggTTCGTCCCATATTTACTATAAGACAAAGAATGTTGCAAGGTGCAAGCAACAATCTCATTAAAGAAATGGAAGAGTCTGATCCAGataaatttgttgaatatCTGAGAATGGATACACCagtatttaatgaattattaaatatagttaaatcaaaaatcgaaaaacaacATGTAATAAGAGAACCGATTTCTGCATCAACTCGTCTACAAATATGCCTATGATATTTGGCATCAGGAGATACAATGCCTTCGATTTCATTTGCATTTAGAGTGGGATTAAATActgtttctaaaattattagtgaaaCATGTACAGCTATTTGGGACGTTTTAAGTGATCAAGTTTTtccaaaattgataaaaatctttgGAAAAGGAAGAATTTGAAACACTGTGGAATTTTCCTCACTGCATTGGAGCTATTGATGAAAAACATATTGAACTTCaggtattattaaaaaaataaaaaaaataacaagcaatagagtaaataaaaacattattagaTTTGTTTTATTGCATGTTATTTTTTGATTCTtgatttaattagatttaataattcattaaatgtTAGTATCCACTTTTAGATATTCAACAAATTTAGGATTAAAATCTCACATtgaagattttaatttgtatttttattttttgttttaggcTCCACCTCATAGTGGctctacattttataattacaaggGTACTCATAGCATTGTTCTCTTAGCTGTAGCAGATGCTAATTGTTGCTTTACCATCGTTGATATTGGAGCAGAAGGAAGACGCAGTGATGGTGGCATTTTTTAAGAAAGTGAACTTGGATATCGATTAGAAAATGATAATCTTGATTTGCCAGAACCAGAGTCAATTGTGGAAAATGGACCTAAGTTGCCGTCATAATCGTGATGAAGCATTTGCCTTGACTCGTTATATGCTACGTATCCTCGGTCAAGTAATttaagtttagaaaaaaaggtATTCAATTATAGACTTAGTCGAGCTCGAAGAATAATTGAATGTTCTTTCGGAATTTTATCGGCAAGATGGTGAATTTTTCGAAGACTATTGGCAACTACTGTAGAGAATGCAATTTCTATAGTCAAAGCAACAGTTTGCTTGCataactatttaataaaaaaagatttagatGTTCCTTTAGAACAAAGACAATATGCCactgatattaatttacaagaCATAGTTAATTCTagtgaaatattacaatctgaaaataataatatgtttctACGTGGTGGACAAATTCAAAATGCATTCactgaatatttttgtactaAAGGAAGTATTGAACAGCAGTGGGATAAAGCATATAATAATGACTTTTAAtatgcttaaaaaattattatgtatgtttatttcaaatatatttactaaattatattacacatgtacgtttattaaataattataattatgtatgtattattatatgtaagtatcacattattacatatcattgtaaaaaaaaatattacacattattttgttaataagatAATCATAAGaaacattttctattaaactgctataataatattgaaaaataaaaattatattagataattgtttaaattatttaaataataacaattgtttaaattgttttaatcataacaattgtttaaataattaaatgaaaacaaaataataataacagtagtagaataataaaagtaatataattacttaatctTTCAGtctttcttctattttatttaatctagtTAAAAACTCCAATTCCAATTTTGATCTTACTCTATAAGGCAGTTTGCGCATTCCCTCTGCTAAACGCACCATGAAGCAATCAACTGGATTAGGGtcacaagatttttttaacacttctaataaaattttatcatattcatCATAATTCCCCGACCgttttctttctataaaaaatatattaataaattttatgtcgtttataattacaaatagaaaataataagtaaataagcTTACTGTTTTTATCCAATGATGTTAAAGTGCTTTTATATGAAGAACTAGGAGATATAAATGAATGTGACAGTTCATTTTCATTACTTTCTTCATTGACAGCATTGACAAATGCATCTAATGAATTTTCATTCTCTATACTTGATATAGGCGATTGTGGTTCTCTAATCATTGTTATAGAAGAAATTGAGCtacaattgcaattaatagtaacaattaatataatataataatactaataatataaataataaatataataaaaataatataaatcattacaTAAATGAAAAACACTACACACATTAACAAGTTCTTTTGACTATTAGCaatattaagaaagaaaattttaaataaacttacgAACGATGctcaaaatatcatttaagAAAATCATTAAATGATGATGCTTAAATGatggttttattaatttatttttggaagtACCAGCTGCACCGCTCCTTTGAGTAAATTCctgaatttttttgtaattatttaatgactTCCGATAACGATCTTTGAGATAATTCCATCTTTTTTCCGCTTTTATTGGTGTATACATtcctgaaatataaatttgtaacggTGCGTATTTTTACGCCTCACGGGCGGTGCGTAATGATGCGGAATTTCGACGGTATGCGGATTTTTCGATGCGGAATTACGACGGTGCGTAGTTAGCGAAGCGGATTCTTAcgacgcggaataactcgTCGGTTTGCCAGAATTCGTTCGTGTGGTTTATCgggagactccaaattaaatatattttaaagaaaaaataaatatttattcaatagagcattataattataaaagaaagtaGTAATAACGAGTACATGTGTATTTCTAGAACGGTATAATCGGATACAACTatcggaaataaataaataattccttaTCGGTTAGACGAGTTAATGTTGCGACGGTACATGTGTATAATTCTAATTGCGAACGAATGAATAATCAACGGAAAATAAACGCGCGTAAATCGTTGGTGCGCCTTTTTggctttattataaacaaactaaattatttgatcGGTCGGTTCGTACGGTACGgagcaaagtaataaaaaataagcaataCCGCGTATATCCGAGCCTTGCTGAGTCGACGGTTGCCGGTACGCTGTGTCCAAAGACAGTGAGAGACTTCTCTCGTACAAGGGgtatcggaagtcgaacgccgagacacccggccgaggcagagaacgccctgcccctagaacgacgaggtacagaaagtcgaacgccgagacacccggccgaggcagagaacgccctgcccttAGAACGACGGGGtataggaagtcgaacgccgggaacacccgaccgaagcagagaacgccctgctcctagaacgactatcgggatgggagcgagtacgaccggagcttcagagtgcgccctgaggcttgtccgagtcgtactcggggAATGGGTCTCGAACGGTTCcgcgagccggcttttataccggtcGCGCTACCCCCACTTGGGGTGCTACCCTACCCGGCAGCTACCCCTTCTCGAGCTTTTATCCTCGAGTTGggggatcggaatgcggccctAAATGGGGGTGCTCACGTGGAGCCCGCGTGACGCTTTAGTAACAGCGCGTGCTGttacaaatttacaatatacttataaaagaaaatttctgtttatatatatagcgtCGCGATACTACCGTGtcgcttgatattttttaaatataattaactataagtataaatcttatcttaaataaatatatttaataaatgaatattttaccaTTTAAATCTTCAGTTACTTTCTtccataaatcatttttttgtcGAGTTCGTTCTTTCAAAGGCATTCGATAATCATATAATGGAGGTCTCTTTTGAACAGCATTTATTGAATCTTCATCAAGTGCTTGTTTATTTGTGTAATAGAATGCATTATTGTGCATATTTTCTGCCCCTTCATTTTCTAATGTTTCTgtactgttttcttttttatcattttcttgaTTTAAATCAGTATCTAAaaggtaatatatatattattaaattttacattaattttacattaattaataataaaaaaataaaagtaaaatttactgTATGAAAATGTGTATGAAAATATGTCTTTTATCATCTGCAACCAACACTTGTTTatctttatcaaaaattgtcaaacaTGTATGTTAGGCGActtgattttcttttaataccCAGTTACAATAGCCACATATGTATTGCttttggaaataataaaaaattaattttcttaaattaaaattattatatatatatatatatatatatatatattattatatatacgcaaatcgattattttgagaccaaaatttgataaaaactgATTACTTTGGGGACAAGCGATTACTTTGAGGCCCGAcctcgttattttttatacaaaaagattACTTTGAGGACTGTCCCCAAAGTAATCGTATATGAGAAAGTATTACTTTGGGGacttatttagaaatattataattttactcgAATCGaacattgaaagaaaattacatatttcttatttgctCAAATTCAAGCTcaaattaaatgatatttatttcacctgcattaaatttttgcacatgtcttgtattaacaattatggtgcaaaaatatttaaagtatttatattcaattatattatatacaggtTTTTTAGattcaatattgcaaaatgataCAGTAGTGCAggttatcaatataaatattttttgttaaacagAGTATATCCGTATGTTAAACAGAGTATGACATCAAACATACAGCTgacaattgaataatattaatattaataattgaatatgatGTACAAGTATCAAACATACCAAAGATTGATGCAacttcatatattttacaaaattcacATTACGTTtgacgatattttaatatttaatagaaaatgtaaaaccTAACTAATAATCTATAACATttgtatctcgtaaaatatttagctttcgacaaatttatatgtaatacttttatgcacagaataataaGACAAATTAATTGGTGCAAAGAAATCGCATAGTtgtttgtaagaaaaaatacatattggaaattacatttatatttttcattataaacgaaccatcctgtatatatgttattaataaaattatttatttctggaAAAACAAATAGTCATAATGCTCGAATACTTATAGAGACAAAACATGCGTGCTAAGCATGCCCCGATATGCATGGgaagttatattaaatatttatatttgtgtttatatgtGTACAGTGTACATACTTCACATCGAATCACGAAACTAGTTAGCtgatatataagatattttaaaaatccgGAAACGTTAAAATTTCTCGATAAACTATAGcgaaaaatatgtaagaagCAAAGTAgtaggatttaaaaaatttatttaattatgataagaATTAGACTTTGGAAGTTTCCAAGATATGAATGTCaagttgaattttttaaataaaactccccatttttttattacatattcttgtAGTTTATTAAAGTCACAATTACTGTGCTGCGGATGCTACCGTATGCCATATCCAATTATATATAGAGATCAGTGTTAATGCGGGGTCTACAATGCAGTCGTAGAGTCGTAAGTCGTAAGAAATTAACCAATCGCAGTCGATTATTCTTCTATGCTTTGTTTGTGATTGGTCAATTTTTTACGACTTACGACTCTACGACTGTATTGTAGAACAGGCATAAAAGGTGATGCGTCCTTTGTCTGCTAACGTGTTAAGGCCATCGCACACGAATGTCCATAACCATAAGCATAAGACATAAGCATAAGCTTGAGGACCAATCAGAAAATAGTTTTAGatctaaataattcaataagattaaaaataaccaTGAACTTAAATGTAACATGAATTTCAACCCGTTGATGCCTGTTCTACAATACAGCCGTAAGTCGTAAGTCGgaagaaattgaccaatcacaGTCGATTATTCTTTTATGCTTTGTCTGTGATTAGTCAATTTCTTAcgatttacgatttatttacGATTGTATTGCAGAACAGGCATAAGAGATCTGATAGAATACTCCAATGAACGCTCACATAAgagcctatccagacaaacttgcatagtcgcataaacgtatgcataaaaaaattgattggtccattttcttatgcatttgctcatggaccaatcaatttccttatgtatacgtttatgcgactatgcaagttcATCTGGATAGGCCCTAACCGTTGTGTTTTCTGAATACAACTATTGCTTTTCATATCGCGTTGTCATGGTGCCAACGGTTTCGAGTTTGCACCACTAAAGCCCCTTACACAATGCCAGGCAACAGGCAATAAGAACAGGAAATAACAtacaagagaaagagagaaaagctatttctctctttttctttcctacATTATTCTCTATTCCTATTGCCTGTTGCCTGGCATTGTGTAAGGGGCTTAACCAGAGCAGTGATCGAATTCATTAGAGATCGtacttatatacataatatatgtcattatatacataaattagtCTCAGCATAAAtgattaaagataataaaataatattatcattatttttttatagaataaagaAATAGATCATATATGgtttattatgtttttgtatttaagcataatttataaattaagttaGGTTAGGTGTATGATTACTTTTAATACACGATGCAATcaactaaatttattcaacaaaaatatatttgttagaaaaaatggcaaaagtacattatttcttaataaaaagaaatcaaaagCACTATGTGTGCACAAGCAAAGAAAAGaagattaatgatattataatagcTAGACAtggtatgtattttaatttaaacatatttatttttaaattatttgtaatttttttagagatcaaaaaatgtaatttaatatgcatttaaaattatcattatttttatttttccagaaAATTGTGTTATACTTAAAagtattgcaaataatttaaacatcAGAGTTCCTTACATTTACATAAGAAAACTTATAAGACAAACAGGTAAGAAAGTAAGACGTATTGAAtgtactattaaaaatatttttataaaatatataaaattttgaaagttatctataatatttatagcattataactgtgaaatattaattcttaattaattagataaaGCAACGCACTTCAAAAGACAGCTTCCAATTATAACAGAAGAGAAAGTATTACCGAGCAAACTTCgcataaaaagtattttttctatttttaatttaatcattatataagttttacattactattattttctatttttattctctctctctctctctctctctctctctctcatttataaaaatgaattgatCTATTAGTgttgtttgatatttaaattattataaattaaaagatttgggttacttttttattttattatttattaattagagaaatcttttgattgtttattagattattaaaatacattgtcataattttaacaattgtcAATTATAGTTGTGAAAAAGAAGTTATGTGCAAAtcataataaagataatgatCAAGTTaaagtacttaataataaCTATCAAAAACACAAAAGTAAGATGAAGATAAAAGATGTgacaaaaatagaagaaattaaagtaaattcagacaataataagcaaaattataGTAGGAGGATCAATAACCTGCAAGATGGATCAcgtatgtattaattatatacaatcattatttttgaaatatttttttaatgcttttgatctgttattttgtgtatgtaatattatttgtacaacTAGTGAAAGGGTCTGGCAATTGTAAAGATTATAAGTAtgaaataacagaaataaaattgaaagataaaaataaaatctatttagaTATCATTTTACAAAGTGATAAGAACAAACATAATAATGAAatcataaaatcataaaatgtctatataagtattgtttatataagtacatgatattatttattaatgtaataacaaatgGAATTGAAGATAGTAAAATGAAAGATGTAAATGAGTAAACTAcgtatatgttttataaatcgaacaaatgaacaaaatataaataaatttagttatagaaaatgtttttttataaaaatttaaataattttaaaatatcttatatagtatttatttgctgattttttcttaatctattattttgaattaaattattaaattattattatattaaatattttatttcaatatttttgtctattttaTACAGCTTATCCAGTTTTACTTGCTGCGTTTAATcgcgcattttataaaaaattatcaaataatacaaattttaataaagaagtaacatgtaatgacaaaaaaaataaatctgaaattatacaaaaaccGGAAATCTGCAGGTATAAATATAtccttgaaattttttaaatgttgcatataataataaagtaattattctttacagttcaacaaaattcaaataatttacttattataatttagttattgcagatatgataataaattataattttctttataaaattatagaattatatgaACAATCATCTGTCAAAATGTCATCTATTACTGGTACAAGAACATTTGTAAGCaagtatataaaatgcatacgatagcataataaatatatattaatcctTTCGTATGTTATCTGTGCATGAAATTAAAacgatatttatagaatatttatatatacacatacaaacatagtataaataaaacaatgttatttaattacaattttttaattattaaattttatctatttctaaacaagattttatttaatatatagaagaaagttatttttaatatatttatataaaattaacttttataaaaatttttaaaattatttttcttgcaaacATAGAATTATCTTTTTACTAAATTGTTCTCTTtactaatgtaaaaaaattattttgtattattttacgttacaatttatatataaatgcatcaataattaaaaactgtaGCTAGCcttgtttcattttatttcgcatttgTTGATTTCTTTGTTCTCAAAATAtatgctttataaattattatattactgaaaatattatatattttttattagaggTAAAAGAGGCTTGCATGCAAAGCATGTTTTTTTGCTTGTTAAGCACTTATAGATTGgctgattttattttgatcttttttatgattaatttgtattaaaatatattatgaattttatatatatatatatatataagaaagtatataaattattttatatttgatttcagGAATGAATCTCTAAGTGACCCGCTAAATTCAGTTACATTTGATGAAGAgtcaattttaaaacaaatcgaaaataataacaataataaggAATTAGAAAGCAAttcattaaattacattaatataagcAATATATCTTTGGTAACAGATGAGTCGATATCtcttaataatacatatacgGTAGAAGATTTTCCTGAAATAGAAGATGTCGAAAgttagttaataattatttaagttttattaataatattttgcttatgtatattaataatattaaagtatgtAAGTTctattaaagttattaaatctattaaaattctattaaataattgtttatacggatttaatttacattatgtataatatcaaCATTGTATATGATATGTTAACATAAGagctaacatatttaattatttatataataaaattttatttttagaattagaaaataCATTAGTAACACAAGCAGAAGATGAACTAGAGAAAAAACAAAGTATcgaagatattgaaaatgtcaaagatgataataattttgataaagattATGCACCATCGGAAAATTCAATTACCGATACAGATTATGAAAGCAATAACGAAATTGAAAacgaaaatatatctaataatctAAACATATCgactaatttcaatttatcatCAACGGCAAACGCAACGGGCACGTCAGGATGTGATGACGATCAGCTTACAGTTGATAATTCTTGTAGCggcataaagaaatattattgtttttattgtaaattaccaaaagcaaaaattgcaaGACATTTAGAAAGTGTACATCGGAATGAAGAAGATGTCAAAAAATTCAGTGAATTACCGAAAGGATGTCTTGAAcgtaaaagaataattgaaaCAATACGTCGGAAAGgagaatttgaatttaatacggacaaaatattaaatgatggAAAATTACATGTTGTTAGACGACCGAATGCTAGATTTACAAAGAAAGCAACTGAATATGGAGTGTGCATCAAATGTCACggatttttttccaaaaatactCTACAAAATCATATTCGCAAATGTGTAAAACTAAACCATTCTAAAAATCGAACAATAACAGTTCTCGGCCGGGCAATTCTCGGAAGAATTAACGAAGTAGCTTCTCAAACTCTAAAAAAAGTAGTTTTTCCAGTATTAAGAGAAGATTCTATTACGCGTCTTATAAGATATGACGAATTGATTATTTAGTATGGTAACAAACtttgtatgaaatataagCCACAACATCAACACGATATGGTGCGGAATCGATTACGGACACTTGGACGATTTTTAAAggcattaaaagaaataaataatgaagttaCGGATTTTGCCTCATTGTATCAACCAAAATATTACGATGATTGTATCAAAGCTGTATATAAAGTAGCTCGATATGACCCAGAAATTCAGAAGTTTGGTGCCGCTTCTACAGCATTTCAACTAGgtacattattaaaagaagTTGGTGAGTTATGGCGGtcacaatgtattaaaaatcaCGATCCTGTTAACAAAGTTCTAGTTGAAGATTTTCTTTCACTTCGTAAAGAAGATTTTGGTCATTCAGTTAATAAAACAGTAATGAAAACGAGAGCACATATCACGCGACAAAAAGTAGAAATAGCTCCAAGTatgaatgatataaaaaagctTAACAATTATGTGAACAATAAGAGACGTGAAACAtacaaacttttaaaacaaGAATTTTCTTACAATACATGGCTAGTTCTCGGTGAAAGTACATTaatttctttgcaaatatataatagaaaacgtGCAGGTGAAATGCAAAGAATATTATTGGaagatttttatacttatgAAGGTTTAAATGAACAAAACGATTTGGATCTTTTTAAATCTCTTTCAAATTCAGCAAAAGAAATTGCACGCAAATATGTACGATTTCAAATTAGAGGAAAGCTGGGACGCCCTGTTCCTGTTTTGTTACATTCTGATCTTCTaaatcagcgctcggaattagttgcacatttcgagccgatttccgagacgacgcctcctgttcccccactaccgcccggccgctggcggccgagccgccgatagctctggcgcaggagcgttttatataagatataaactgggttgttgaggtacctctcagaaaatagtaatattttctttgttacataaataatgtttattttcattaataattaaatatatatatattatgtaataataaaaataaacattatttatgtaatgaagaaaatgttacgatttcctaaaagatgcctaaacaatccagtctatttctaatataaaacgctcctgagccagagctatcggcggctcgggcgccagcggccgggcg from Linepithema humile isolate Giens D197 chromosome 2, Lhum_UNIL_v1.0, whole genome shotgun sequence encodes:
- the LOC136998178 gene encoding uncharacterized protein isoform X3 codes for the protein MAKVHYFLIKRNQKHYVCTSKEKKINDIIIARHENCVILKSIANNLNIRVPYIYIRKLIRQTDKATHFKRQLPIITEEKVLPSKLRIKIVKKKLCANHNKDNDQVKVLNNNYQKHKSKMKIKDVTKIEEIKVNSDNNKQNYSRRINNLQDGSQLYEQSSVKMSSITGTRTFE
- the LOC136998178 gene encoding uncharacterized protein isoform X4, translated to MAKVHYFLIKRNQKHYVCTSKEKKINDIIIARHENCVILKSIANNLNIRVPYIYIRKLIRQTDKATHFKRQLPIITEEKVLPSKLRIKIVKKKLCANHNKDNDQVKVLNNNYQKHKSKMKIKDVTKIEEIKVNSDNNKQNYSRRINNLQDGSRMNL
- the LOC136998178 gene encoding GATA zinc finger domain-containing protein 8-like isoform X1 is translated as MDHNYMNNHLSKCHLLLVQEHLNESLSDPLNSVTFDEESILKQIENNNNNKELESNSLNYINISNISLVTDESISLNNTYTVEDFPEIEDVEKLENTLVTQAEDELEKKQSIEDIENVKDDNNFDKDYAPSENSITDTDYESNNEIENENISNNLNISTNFNLSSTANATGTSGCDDDQLTVDNSCSGIKKYYCFYCKLPKAKIARHLESVHRNEEDVKKFSELPKGCLERKRIIETIRRKGEFEFNTDKILNDGKLHVVRRPNARFTKKATEYGVCIKCHGFFSKNTLQNHIRKCVKLNHSKNRTITVLGRAILGRINEVASQTLKKVVFPVLREDSITRLIRYDELII
- the LOC136998178 gene encoding GATA zinc finger domain-containing protein 8-like isoform X2 — its product is MNNHLSKCHLLLVQEHLNESLSDPLNSVTFDEESILKQIENNNNNKELESNSLNYINISNISLVTDESISLNNTYTVEDFPEIEDVEKLENTLVTQAEDELEKKQSIEDIENVKDDNNFDKDYAPSENSITDTDYESNNEIENENISNNLNISTNFNLSSTANATGTSGCDDDQLTVDNSCSGIKKYYCFYCKLPKAKIARHLESVHRNEEDVKKFSELPKGCLERKRIIETIRRKGEFEFNTDKILNDGKLHVVRRPNARFTKKATEYGVCIKCHGFFSKNTLQNHIRKCVKLNHSKNRTITVLGRAILGRINEVASQTLKKVVFPVLREDSITRLIRYDELII